Sequence from the Desulfatiglans sp. genome:
TGATCGAACTCTCTACCAATTATTTTTATTCCTTCGGGTTGCTTTAATAAAACAGGGCAGAGGGTGAAAAATCTCCTCTGCCCTGTCCGCTTATTTCTGGATATCGCCCCTAATTTAAAGCGGGTGTCAGGAGATAAGCATGGTTAAAACAGGTAATATTTATTTACCTATTTCTTGCTGTTTACCGCCTTTACGTACCTGAGCCTCAGGTCAGTAAGCATACTGTCGATAAATTTCTGTTCTTCACTGTCAAGGTTTCCTTTGCTCTTATCCTTGAGCATGGAGATAATATCGATTGAATGCTTTGCCATGGGGAGGTCTTCTCTTTTTTCTCCTGTCTGAGGGTCAGCAATCTCTCCCAGGGCCAGAAGGGCTGATGAACTCAGACTGAAAATCAAAGAGTTAAAATTGACCTCCGGCAGGGGAGGGGCCTTGTGTTCCTCTTTTGGCTTTTTCTCCTCTTTTGTTTCTGATGCTGGCTTTTCCGCCTGTTTTGTCTCCTTTAAATCATCCTCTTCTCCAAAGGATCTCCTGTCCTTTACTGTAAATCCCTTGCCCTCTGTTTCCATTTTCATGCTCCTTTTATAATTCTATTTTTTTAACTGAGAATACGTTTTCCAGATTGCCTAATTTATTCAACATACTGTCATTAATTGAAGCATTGGTGGCCAGCAGTATTATGTTCCTGTTGTTCTTTTTATC
This genomic interval carries:
- a CDS encoding DUF1844 domain-containing protein; this translates as METEGKGFTVKDRRSFGEEDDLKETKQAEKPASETKEEKKPKEEHKAPPLPEVNFNSLIFSLSSSALLALGEIADPQTGEKREDLPMAKHSIDIISMLKDKSKGNLDSEEQKFIDSMLTDLRLRYVKAVNSKK